In one Pseudomonas sp. MM211 genomic region, the following are encoded:
- a CDS encoding antibiotic biosynthesis monooxygenase family protein has protein sequence MVIEAINTVQIHAVAGLAPSLRAPLGEIIDQLADAPGRLAYGVTRSQGDDDVWIVSGHWKSRSAMEAHFTHPALHGFLGLLECSEVSRIDFNIFHLS, from the coding sequence GTGGTAATAGAAGCGATCAACACCGTGCAGATCCATGCGGTGGCTGGGCTTGCGCCGAGCCTGAGGGCGCCTTTAGGCGAGATTATTGACCAGTTGGCGGATGCTCCAGGCCGCCTGGCGTATGGGGTAACCCGTAGTCAGGGAGACGATGACGTCTGGATTGTCAGTGGGCACTGGAAGTCGCGCTCTGCGATGGAAGCGCATTTTACCCACCCGGCGTTACACGGCTTTTTGGGCTTGTTGGAGTGCAGCGAGGTTAGCCGCATCGACTTCAATATCTTTCATCTCTCCTGA